One part of the Oceanihabitans sp. IOP_32 genome encodes these proteins:
- a CDS encoding prephenate dehydrogenase has translation MKNIYIIGVGLIGGSLAIDIKKKNPDVTIHGIDRQEETLDIALSLNLIEKKAILDDVVNADLVILSVPVDATVKLLPTVLDLISDKSLVVDAGSTKEDICKVVENHPKRRNFLAMHPIAGTEHSGPHAAIPELFVGKTNIICEVEKTAFKLQEKALKLFADIGMRIRYMNPQAHDKHIAYMSHLSHISSFMLGKTVINKEKNERDIFDMAGSGFESTVRLAKSSPEMWTPIFEQNKTNVIETLEAYIANLTQFKEFMEKDDFEAIFKEMKDTNYIKDILNVIV, from the coding sequence ATGAAGAATATATATATAATAGGCGTAGGTTTAATAGGGGGTAGCTTAGCTATAGATATTAAAAAAAAGAACCCCGACGTTACAATTCATGGTATTGATAGACAAGAGGAAACATTAGATATTGCACTATCATTAAACCTGATTGAAAAAAAGGCGATTTTAGATGATGTTGTAAACGCCGATTTGGTTATATTATCGGTTCCAGTAGATGCCACGGTTAAATTACTACCAACTGTTTTAGATTTAATTTCAGATAAAAGCTTAGTGGTAGATGCTGGTTCTACCAAAGAAGATATTTGTAAGGTGGTAGAAAATCACCCAAAACGCAGGAATTTTTTAGCCATGCACCCTATTGCGGGTACAGAACATTCTGGACCTCATGCGGCCATTCCCGAGTTGTTTGTGGGTAAAACAAACATTATATGTGAGGTTGAAAAAACAGCCTTTAAGCTTCAGGAAAAGGCCCTGAAGTTGTTTGCAGATATTGGTATGCGTATTCGATATATGAATCCGCAGGCTCATGATAAGCACATTGCTTATATGTCACATTTATCGCATATCAGTTCCTTTATGTTAGGTAAAACCGTTATTAATAAAGAGAAGAATGAACGTGATATTTTCGATATGGCAGGCAGTGGATTCGAATCGACGGTGCGATTAGCTAAAAGCTCACCAGAAATGTGGACACCTATTTTCGAGCAAAACAAAACTAATGTTATCGAAACATTAGAAGCTTATATTGCCAACCTCACACAATTTAAAGAATTTATGGAAAAAGATGATTTTGAAGCTATATTTAAAGAAATGAAAGATACCAACTATATAAAAGATATTTTAAACGTAATCGTATAA
- a CDS encoding pyridoxal phosphate-dependent aminotransferase, giving the protein MIEVANRLHTVEEYYFSKKLREVNQLMANGKPIINLGIGSPDLQPPQEVVEALTAGLLEGHAHKYQSYQGIPELREAIVGFYNTHYAVNLEAATEVLPLMGSKEGIMHISMAYLNEGDAVLIPNPGYPTYQAVTKLVGAKAVLYDLDAANNWLPDLERLEQMDLSRVKLMWVNYPHMPTGSQASDTLFEDLVAFAKRHNILIVNDNPYSFILNNSPKSILSVKGAKDVCLELNSLSKTFNMAGWRVGMLVGNHQYIKDVLKVKSNMDSGMFYGIQKGAIAALQCSKAWFDTLNTLYKKRRDLVWQLADALNCTYDEHATGLFVWAKLPQGLKAEAFIDTILKERDVFITPGTVFGSQGEGYIRFSLCASNEDLEEAIKRIK; this is encoded by the coding sequence ATGATTGAAGTTGCAAACAGATTGCATACAGTAGAAGAGTATTATTTCTCTAAAAAATTAAGAGAAGTAAACCAACTTATGGCAAATGGAAAACCCATTATTAATCTAGGTATTGGCAGTCCCGATTTACAGCCACCACAAGAAGTGGTTGAAGCTTTAACCGCCGGTTTATTAGAGGGACATGCCCATAAGTACCAAAGTTATCAAGGAATACCCGAGTTACGTGAAGCTATAGTGGGCTTTTATAACACCCATTATGCTGTAAACTTAGAGGCAGCAACAGAGGTATTACCGCTTATGGGAAGTAAAGAAGGCATCATGCATATCTCGATGGCGTATTTAAATGAAGGCGATGCCGTTTTAATTCCTAATCCGGGGTATCCAACCTACCAAGCGGTAACAAAATTAGTAGGAGCAAAGGCGGTTTTATACGATTTAGATGCCGCTAATAATTGGTTGCCAGATTTGGAGCGCTTAGAGCAAATGGATTTAAGTCGGGTAAAATTAATGTGGGTTAATTATCCGCATATGCCTACAGGGTCTCAAGCTTCAGATACGCTATTTGAAGATTTGGTAGCCTTTGCAAAACGCCATAATATTTTAATAGTCAACGACAATCCGTATAGCTTTATTCTTAACAATTCGCCTAAAAGTATTTTAAGTGTTAAAGGCGCTAAAGATGTATGCTTAGAGCTTAATTCGCTGAGCAAGACTTTTAATATGGCGGGTTGGCGCGTGGGTATGTTAGTAGGAAACCACCAATACATAAAGGATGTGTTAAAAGTAAAAAGTAACATGGATTCGGGAATGTTCTATGGCATTCAAAAAGGTGCTATAGCGGCGTTACAATGCTCTAAAGCATGGTTCGATACTCTAAATACCTTGTATAAAAAACGCCGAGATTTAGTTTGGCAATTAGCAGATGCTTTAAATTGTACTTATGATGAGCATGCAACAGGCCTTTTTGTATGGGCAAAATTACCTCAGGGTTTAAAAGCAGAAGCCTTTATAGATACGATTCTTAAAGAACGGGATGTTTTTATCACACCAGGTACTGTTTTTGGAAGCCAGGGAGAAGGGTATATTCGGTTTTCGTTATGCGCGTCAAATGAAGATTTAGAAGAAGCTATTAAAAGAATCAAATGA
- a CDS encoding prephenate dehydratase → MIKTVAIQGVKGSFHHIVSQQFFDKDVQAIECLTFDSVVDALVAGTCDVAIMALENSIVGSIIPNYALIDNYNLHVVGEHYLDIQHNLMALKNQDIQDIKEVYSHPMALLQCKAFFKQYPHIKLIEDKDTAEVAQRISQNQLKGVAAIASVMAADIFDLNILAHSIQTIKHNETRFAIVRKSNNILPEDQINKASIKFVSDHKRGSLATILNVMSDCKLNLTKIQSLPIVDMPWKYSFFVDVTFDAFSDFKKAKSLIQIMADNFKVLGEYKNAKL, encoded by the coding sequence TTGATAAAAACAGTAGCCATTCAGGGCGTAAAAGGGTCGTTCCATCATATTGTTTCTCAGCAGTTTTTCGATAAGGATGTTCAAGCTATTGAGTGTTTAACCTTCGATAGTGTTGTAGATGCTCTAGTTGCAGGAACCTGCGATGTGGCCATTATGGCATTAGAGAATTCTATTGTGGGATCAATTATTCCAAATTATGCTTTAATTGATAATTATAATTTGCATGTGGTAGGCGAGCATTATCTCGATATTCAGCACAATTTAATGGCGCTTAAAAATCAAGATATACAAGATATTAAGGAAGTCTATTCTCACCCCATGGCATTATTGCAGTGTAAAGCATTTTTTAAACAATACCCCCATATTAAATTAATTGAAGATAAAGATACCGCTGAGGTTGCACAACGTATTAGTCAAAATCAACTAAAAGGAGTTGCTGCGATTGCCAGTGTTATGGCTGCCGATATTTTTGACCTTAATATTTTAGCGCACAGCATTCAAACTATTAAGCATAATGAAACGCGATTTGCTATTGTAAGAAAATCAAACAACATACTTCCTGAAGATCAAATAAACAAAGCCTCTATAAAATTTGTAAGCGATCACAAACGAGGTAGTTTGGCGACTATTTTAAATGTAATGAGTGACTGTAAGCTCAATCTAACAAAAATTCAATCCTTGCCTATTGTTGATATGCCATGGAAATATTCCTTTTTTGTAGATGTTACTTTTGATGCGTTTTCTGATTTTAAAAAAGCAAAGTCCTTAATACAAATTATGGCTGATAATTTTAAAGTTTTAGGTGAATATAAAAATGCAAAGTTATGA